The region GGCCCGAGCCCCAGGGGAAGGACCCGTGTCGTCCGCAGGGCCCTCAAGCCCAGTACGGCGGGGACGGCCAGCGCGCTCACCAGTACGGCGGGCAGCAGCTGCCGCAGATAGCCGTCGACGCCGAGCGTCCGGGCGAGGGCCTCCCCCAGCGCATTCCCCGCTCCCAGGGCACATGCCATCACCGCGCCGCCGAGCAGCGCTCTCCCCCAGGCCCGCCCCGCGGACCCCCGAGTCGGCGTCGTGCCGTGCGTCGTAGTCATCGGCTCTCCCTTCGCGTTCTGCGGGAGGGGCGTCCGGGGGCGCCCGCCGGAAGCCTCCGTGCGCGGCGCACCGGGCCGGTGGGGCTCGTCGCCCCGACGCGGACACACCGGGCGGGCACCGGACCGCCGTACCCCGCAAGCTGTTCGAGAGCTACGTGTGCCCCTGGCACCGACGATGAAGCCGCGCCCCGGCGGGCCCGACACGAACGGCGCCGCAAACCCTCCTGCGGCATGACCTGCCGCGGCCGGGGACTACATCCCCCGACCCAGCCGCCGTACCCGAAGCGGCGGAGCCGGCCGCCCGGCACTGCCCGGAGCCGCCCCTACGGCGAGCCCGGTCTATCCGCCCGCGCCCGGCACCGCCACGGCCTGCTCCGCCCTGCGCTCCGCACGCGCACCCGCAAAGAGCCTCAAAGGTGCGTAGACCGCCACGGAAACGAGGAACGCGACGTAGTACGCGAGATCGGCACCGTGCAGCGCGGCCGCCACGGGGCCGACGAACAGGGTCGTGTCCATGAACGGCACGGCCGCCGCGAACGCGATGACGAACGCGAGGCAGGCGGGCCACCACGGCTGGGGGCGGACGAACTCGGCCTCGACGTCGATCGGCGCGCCCCGGCGGGCCTTGGCGCGCTGCCTCGCGTCGACGAGCACGATGCCCACGAAACCGGGGATCCAGTAGCCCACGAACAGCAGCAGGTTCTGGAAGCGCGTGGTGGTGTCCGCGGCGTGCATCCAGAGCACCAGCAGAAAGCCGAGCACGGCCGCTGCCGCCGCGGCGAGCGGCCGGGGAACCCGGATGCCGGCCGTCTGGAGCGCCAGCGAGCCGCTGTAGTCGTTCATGGCGTTGCTGCACACCGCCGCCGCCGCGATGGCCAGCAGGCCGAAGGCGCCGAGGACTCCGCCGCCCAGCAGGCCGTGCACCCCCGCGGCGGTCTGGTCGGTGAACAGCTCGGCTCCCCACAGCCCCAGTGCCTGCACCCAGGCGAAGGAGAGCACCATGCCGAGCACGGAGTACCAGAACATCCGGGGCCGGGACGTCGTACGGGGCAGGTAGCGGCTGAAGTCCGAGGCGTAGGGGGCCCACGAGATGGCCAAGCTGAGCGCGATGGTGCTGGTCAGGACGAAGGCGCCGAGACGATCGGCGCCGTGCGCGGAACTCGATACGGGAAGCGGCACCCCGGACAGCAGCTTGACGCTCAGGACCAGGAAGGCGGCGCCCAGCACGAAGGTCATGACCGTTTGGAGCTGATGGAGCGCCTCGTAGCCGAAGACGCCGACGGCCCCCTGGAGCAGCAGGACCACCAGCGCGCCCAGCCAGAACGGCCAGCCGAGCAGTTGGGCCAGCGCCTCGCCGCCGAAGAGGCCGATGAGCGCGTCCCAGGCGACGGAGGAGAGCCACTGCATGATGCCGGGTAGTGCCACACCGCGGCCGAAGGCCAGCCGCGACAGCGGCAGCTGGCCGGTCCCGGTCCGGCTGCCCCAGGTGCCGAGGTACGCGGCGGGCACCGCGCCGACGACCGTGCCGAGCACCATCGCCGCCAGGGCCGTCCAGAAGTCCAGCCCCAGCGAGACGCCCACCGTGCCGGAGAACACCCCGGTCATGGTGAGGTTGGGGGCGAACCACACGGTGAAAAGGCGGGCAGGCTTTCCGTAGCGGTTGTTTTCGGGCACCGGCTCGATACCGTGCCGCTCGACCGCCAGGTCACCGGTCCGGGCAGGCATCCGCCCTCGGAAGGCGGATTCTTCGATGATCATGACTCTCCAGGCTCAACAGATGCGCCGCCCTACGGTAGGCCGGACGCCCGGCCCGCCCGTCACGGCCCCCTGGCACGGCGCCGCCGGCCGCTGCGGCGCGGAGGCAGGGGCCGTCCCAGGGGCCGCCGGGTTCAGGGCCCTCTCATCCGGGAGGCCCGGGAGTCGTGAGCCCGGCCTCCCGGGTCAGCCCGCGGAGAACACCGACCGGCGATCTCGGCTCACGGATACGACACCACCGTCGACGGCACCGTCGAGGTACCCGACGTGGCCGCGCCGACGCCGTTGATCACGTGCTCGTACTGGCCCTTGCCGCCCAGGGAGGCCACGAGCAGATCGT is a window of Streptomyces caniferus DNA encoding:
- a CDS encoding purine-cytosine permease family protein, with the translated sequence MIIEESAFRGRMPARTGDLAVERHGIEPVPENNRYGKPARLFTVWFAPNLTMTGVFSGTVGVSLGLDFWTALAAMVLGTVVGAVPAAYLGTWGSRTGTGQLPLSRLAFGRGVALPGIMQWLSSVAWDALIGLFGGEALAQLLGWPFWLGALVVLLLQGAVGVFGYEALHQLQTVMTFVLGAAFLVLSVKLLSGVPLPVSSSAHGADRLGAFVLTSTIALSLAISWAPYASDFSRYLPRTTSRPRMFWYSVLGMVLSFAWVQALGLWGAELFTDQTAAGVHGLLGGGVLGAFGLLAIAAAAVCSNAMNDYSGSLALQTAGIRVPRPLAAAAAAVLGFLLVLWMHAADTTTRFQNLLLFVGYWIPGFVGIVLVDARQRAKARRGAPIDVEAEFVRPQPWWPACLAFVIAFAAAVPFMDTTLFVGPVAAALHGADLAYYVAFLVSVAVYAPLRLFAGARAERRAEQAVAVPGAGG